A region of Streptomyces deccanensis DNA encodes the following proteins:
- a CDS encoding DUF4132 domain-containing protein yields the protein MGWLSAGDGYEVALVEGRVAARATSGRAAGRQLKSLPKALKDHPEVDRLRRFAEWLDRHATACVEQVDAWMVSSLPVPTGLLARVWPDEAWQAALRDLAVVGDDPDEVGFLRGATDAGELRVVNLDGETVRLSPRTVTLPHPVLLPDLDDIREFAAELGIVQRVEQIHRATWRRPDDLAAKATQVREFTGGQYRSRFALAARATSLGYRVSGGYATARVRDGGRTVEACVWIGEPYWDSEVETGGLTWQDQDGRALPLGEVGPVAWSEGMRMAAALYAGRVIEEGKDA from the coding sequence GTGGGTTGGCTGTCGGCGGGCGACGGGTACGAAGTCGCTCTTGTGGAGGGGCGGGTGGCCGCACGAGCCACCTCGGGCCGTGCGGCGGGACGGCAGTTGAAGTCGCTGCCGAAGGCGCTGAAGGACCACCCCGAGGTGGACCGGCTGCGCCGGTTCGCCGAATGGCTGGATCGGCACGCGACGGCATGTGTCGAACAGGTGGACGCCTGGATGGTGTCGTCACTGCCCGTACCCACCGGTCTGCTGGCCCGGGTGTGGCCGGACGAGGCGTGGCAGGCCGCGCTGCGCGACCTCGCGGTGGTCGGCGACGACCCGGACGAGGTCGGCTTCCTGCGGGGCGCCACCGACGCCGGCGAACTGCGGGTGGTGAACCTGGACGGGGAGACGGTCCGCCTCTCCCCGCGCACGGTGACCCTGCCGCACCCGGTGCTGCTGCCGGACCTCGACGACATCCGGGAGTTCGCGGCGGAGCTCGGCATCGTCCAGCGCGTCGAGCAGATACACCGGGCCACCTGGCGAAGGCCGGACGACCTGGCCGCCAAGGCCACGCAGGTACGGGAGTTCACCGGCGGGCAGTACCGCTCCCGCTTCGCCCTCGCCGCGCGCGCCACCTCCCTGGGGTACCGCGTCTCCGGCGGCTATGCCACCGCCCGGGTCCGGGACGGCGGGCGCACCGTCGAGGCCTGCGTGTGGATCGGGGAGCCGTACTGGGACTCCGAGGTGGAGACCGGCGGTCTCACCTGGCAGGACCAGGACGGCCGTGCCCTGCCGCTCGGCGAGGTGGGCCCGGTGGCGTGGTCGGAGGGAATGCGGATGGCCGCGGCGCTGTACGCCGGGCGCGTGATCGAGGAGGGCAAGGACGCATGA